One Hordeum vulgare subsp. vulgare chromosome 4H, MorexV3_pseudomolecules_assembly, whole genome shotgun sequence DNA window includes the following coding sequences:
- the LOC123451201 gene encoding dirigent protein 21-like — MAIHHSVQVMALASLALVAAVAPATTTHLRFYMHDIVTAEAPGAATAVRVVRGLTPLPNDPTNRFGDMYTIDDALTEGAGAASPVIGRAQGFYLFASRTDAALLLSANMVFTAGKHNGSAVAVFARDAILDSVRELPVVGGTGAFRGAAGYGLLRTNTFNATTNNAVLQIDMYLNV, encoded by the coding sequence ATGGCCATCCACCACAGCGTGCAGGTGATGGCACTGGCCTCTCTGGCGCTCGTCGCCGCGGTGGCTCCAGCCACGACGACGCACCTCCGGTTCTACATGCACGACATCGTGACGGCGGAGGCGCCGGGCGCGGCCACGGCGGTGCGCGTCGTCAGGGGCCTGACGCCGCTGCCCAACGACCCCACCAACCGCTTCGGGGACATGTACACCATCGACGACGCTCTCACGGAGGGGGCCGGCGCAGCGTCGCCGGTCATCGGGAGGGCGCAGGGTTTCTACCTCTTCGCGTCGCGGACGGACGCCGCACTGCTGCTCAGCGCCAACATGGTGTTCACGGCGGGGAAGCACAACGGGAGCGCCGTCGCCGTGTTCGCCAGGGACGCCATCCTCGACAGCGTCAGGGAGCTGCCGGTTGTCGGCGGCACCGGCGCCTTCCGCGGGGCTGCTGGCTACGGCCTGCTTCGGACGAATACTTTCAACGCCACCACGAACAACGCCGTGCTCCAGATCGACATGTACCTAAACGTGTAG